CTTGCGCTCCGCCGTGCAGGTCGGTGCGGTAGGTCTCCAGCGGCGCCGTCTTCAGGATGTCGGCAAAGGTCCGGAAGTTGGCCGCACCGCGCGGGATGTCCAACTTGGACGCCAGAGATACGGGCTTGCCCGTGTCGCTGACTTCCGCGTCGAGGAAGTCGGCGGCGCGTCGGTCGATCTCGTCGGCAATGCGATAGAGCATGTCCGCGCGGTCGGCGACCGACGTTGCGCCCCAGCTCTGCACCGCGCGATGACCTGCCTGCATGGCATCGTCGACCATGCCCTTTGTGGCCTCATGGATGTCTGCGAAGCGCTGGCCGTTCGCAGGGTTGATCCCCGCGAAACGCTTCTCGCTTTCGACGAACCGGCCATCAATAAAATTTCTATACTGCTTCAACGCGTGTGCTCCTTGAGTCAATTGACGGGCCTGCCAAGCAGGCCTTACTGAACGGTGAATTCCACGACCGCGCCGCCGCTGCCGTAGAGAGGGGCGTACTCGTGGACGGTGGCCGACTTGAAGCCGCCGTTCATGGCACCAAGCAGCCAGTAAAAGTGCTTGAAGCCCATATCCGCGCGCGCTTCGCCGGCGTACTTCGGCAGCACCTCGCGCAGGCCTGCGACATCGCCGCTTTCCATAAGTGCCAGAACGCGGCGGTTCCACTTGTCGTCGCCTTCGGACAGAACGTGGTCCTCTTTCAGGTCGATGGTTTCGCGGAACATGTTGTTCGACAAGCCGCCGATGCCGACCACGGCCACCCGCTTGCCCTGCGCGGCCGCCAGCGCGATGCCCCCCAGTGACTCGGTCTGCGCCGCGTTGTGGTACAGGTTGTTGGCGGCCATAACGACAGGCAACTGGCCGGTGCCGAAGTTCATCAGCGACGCGGCCGTGATGGTTCCGGTGTCAATCGGGAACTGGTCGTAGTCCACGCCGCGGGCACGGATTCCGGCCGCGTTACAGCCTTCGATGCAGCTCTGAGCCAGCACGGTATCCGACACGATGTCGAAGTTCTGTTCGCCGAACTCATGCCAGTTCTCGTCCACGTGCAGGCCGGTGCTGCGCCTGCGTGTCACCCACAGTTGGTCCAATACCGCGAACCATTGCGTCGAGTAAACGAGGACGCAGTCGGGCTTCGATTCGGCGAGCGACTTGCCCGCCAGCGCAAGCGCTTCGCTCAACCGTCCCCAAGGGGCAACGTCCGGACGAAGCTGCGGCAGAGGACTGCCGGGCACAAGGAATGCAGATACAACGGTCACTTTGTAGCTCCAATGGGTTTCGGGGTGAGGTCAGACCGGTTGCGCTTCGGCGCCGATGGACGAGAGGCCGGCTTCTTCGAGGTTCCACTCGATCACAGCGTTGCCGGTGCCGATGACGGTCCCATAGCCGTGCAGCTTGCCCGCCAATTCCGGGTAGCCCATGGCGGCGTGCATCCAGGTGAAGGCGCCGGATTTCGTCTCCGCGAACGCCTCGTCGATGAACTGCGGCATGAGTTGGAAGACTTCCCTCATCCGGCCCTGGCGCATGAGCTCAATCATGCGGATGTCCCACTTGTAGCCGTCGTAGCGCTCGGGATGTTCCTTGGACATATCCTCGGGCAGTGCGGGCTCTTCATGAAAGTGCCAGTGCGACAGCGTGTTGCTGGCCAGCAAGATGGCCTTGCGGCCGGTCTTCCGGATGGCCTCGCGGGTGGCGCGGCCCAGGATGTCCATCTCGCCCAAGCCTTCGCCCGTGCTCAGGTAATACGGCGTGTTGTTAGCAGAGATGCCGACCACCGGAATGTCCCACTGCGGGCGAATCATGTGCAGTGTGGTGATGGTCCCGTAGTCCACGCGGAACTTCGGGTTGCGCATCATCTTGCTGACGATGCCCAGCTTGTTGGCTTCTTCGCAGCAGGCCTCGGCCAACTCGACGTCCACGTTCAAGCCGAAGTCGTAGCGGAACAGGTTCGGGAAGATCGGATCGACCGACCGGCCTTCCAGGCGCGGCACACCCAGGAAGTGGTGGCCGACCTGCGTGATCCAGTGCGGGGTGTGTACAAGCAGCACGTCGGGCTTGAGACGCTCGATGCTTTCGCGGGCGTGGTCGTACGCCCAGCGCAACGGCTCCCACCCACCTTCGGAACGCGGTTCGTTCTGCGGCGGGTTCTCGCCGTAGACGAGATGCGGCGGATGGGGCGCCAGCAAGCCGGAAAGAATTCTTCCTTCGCTCATTTTGCTTCCTCTCAAGTTGACAACTGAAACTCGATTTCCACCGCAGCACCCAGCGGGAGGGACTTCACGACCGTGAAGGTTCTTGCAGGTGGAGCGAGTTCTGCGAAGAACTCTCTCCATGCCTTGTTCATGCCATCGGCCGAGCCTTCGCCAGCGCAAAAAACTCGCGCCAGCACAAGCCGATCAAGACGCCATGCCTGCTCGGCGCAGAGTGCCTGCAGATTTCGCAGGATCTGAAGTGTCTGCTCGTGAGCACTATCACTGACTAGGACGCCTGTATTTGCGTCAAGTCCAACCAGCCCCGAGACGTACACATCACTACCCACCTGTACCGCTGGTGAGTAACGAAACTTAGGCTCAGGAAGAGAAGCCGAAACCTCGATCCGCCTAAGAGTTGGAGATAAGGAAGTCATGTCACACCCACTGTATTGGTGAAAATTTGAAGCTCTTTTTATGACGTGCACGTACTATATTAGTATGACAAGTCAGCCGAAGTCCAAGTACTTACCCCAATTCTTCCGTGTAAATCAAACCTATTGCTTGGCTGCAGCACCTGATTTATATGCTGAACACGTACTATATTTATGGAAAATGGCAAGCGCAACGGAGACGTCGGAAGAGCTTGTTGTTGTGGCGCTGCGCCATAAATCAGCCGCAAGCCAGACTTCCCCCCCAAACGTGGCTATGCCACAGCCACCGTCTGTGGGCAGCCCAATCCAGTAAATCGATTGAGGATGGCGGCTCGGATGTGCCGCTCGTTAACCTGCCTCTCAAACGTGCGTGACATCACCCGTTCGCCCAACCGTTTGATGCAGTGCATCTTGGTCTCCACTAGGTCACGTCGGAGGTAACCACTCCAGTTTTTCCAGAGCTTGCGCCAGAAGGCATCGCCTTTGCGTAGCCTGGCATTCTTTCTTAGAGGAATGATGGGCGTGGCATTGCGCCGTATGACCGCCGCATGCGCGGGCTGGGTGTCGTAGACCCCATCGCCGATTACGGTCAGCAGCGGTTGTTGGGCGGGAACCTGCGCGAGCAACTCAGGCATCACGGCAGTGTCACTGGGATTGCTG
This window of the Comamonas testosteroni genome carries:
- a CDS encoding tRNA U-34 5-methylaminomethyl-2-thiouridine biosynthesis protein, which codes for MTVVSAFLVPGSPLPQLRPDVAPWGRLSEALALAGKSLAESKPDCVLVYSTQWFAVLDQLWVTRRRSTGLHVDENWHEFGEQNFDIVSDTVLAQSCIEGCNAAGIRARGVDYDQFPIDTGTITAASLMNFGTGQLPVVMAANNLYHNAAQTESLGGIALAAAQGKRVAVVGIGGLSNNMFRETIDLKEDHVLSEGDDKWNRRVLALMESGDVAGLREVLPKYAGEARADMGFKHFYWLLGAMNGGFKSATVHEYAPLYGSGGAVVEFTVQ
- a CDS encoding tRNA U-34 5-methylaminomethyl-2-thiouridine biosynthesis protein: MSEGRILSGLLAPHPPHLVYGENPPQNEPRSEGGWEPLRWAYDHARESIERLKPDVLLVHTPHWITQVGHHFLGVPRLEGRSVDPIFPNLFRYDFGLNVDVELAEACCEEANKLGIVSKMMRNPKFRVDYGTITTLHMIRPQWDIPVVGISANNTPYYLSTGEGLGEMDILGRATREAIRKTGRKAILLASNTLSHWHFHEEPALPEDMSKEHPERYDGYKWDIRMIELMRQGRMREVFQLMPQFIDEAFAETKSGAFTWMHAAMGYPELAGKLHGYGTVIGTGNAVIEWNLEEAGLSSIGAEAQPV
- a CDS encoding RidA family protein codes for the protein MTSLSPTLRRIEVSASLPEPKFRYSPAVQVGSDVYVSGLVGLDANTGVLVSDSAHEQTLQILRNLQALCAEQAWRLDRLVLARVFCAGEGSADGMNKAWREFFAELAPPARTFTVVKSLPLGAAVEIEFQLST